The Candidatus Eremiobacteraceae bacterium genome includes the window GTTGGTGTCGCCGTTCGATCCTGGTTGACGGTGGATCATCGAGCCGTGAGTCGCACCGCCGCCGACGCCGTTCCAGCGTTTGATGATGCCGGTGAACCCTTTGCCTTTGCTCGTGCCGATGACGTCGACGCGATCGCCGGGCACAAAGCCTTCGACGGTCGCCGTGTCGCCGGCGTTGACGCCGTCGATGCCGCGGCGGAACTCGCGCACGATTGTCTTCGGCGCTGCACCCAGTTTTTCAAAGCGGCCGCGCATCGGCTTGGTGAGCTGTTTGAGTTTCGCGTCTTCAAAGGCGAGCACGAGCGCTTCGTATCCGTGTTTTTCCTTGGTCTTGCGCTCGATCACCGAATTAGCGCCGGCTTGGATGACGGTCACGGGGACGTACAGCCCTTCAGGCGTGAAGACGTTGGTCATGCCGACTTTGCGGCCGATGATGTTCTTCATTGTTCTCTTAGGCTTTCAGCTCGATGTCGACGCCCGCGGGAAGGTCGAGGTGCATCAGCGCGTCCATGGTCTTGGCCGATGCCTGCAGGATGTCGATCAAGCGTTTGTGCGTGCGGATCTCGAAGTGCTCGCGGCTCTTCTTGTCAACGTGCGGCGAACGGTTGACGC containing:
- the rpsJ gene encoding 30S ribosomal protein S10, yielding MSKQKIRIRLRAYDHKVLDQSAERIVETVKRTGAFVSGPVPLPTEIHRACVNRSPHVDKKSREHFEIRTHKRLIDILQASAKTMDALMHLDLPAGVDIELKA
- the rplC gene encoding 50S ribosomal protein L3; protein product: MKNIIGRKVGMTNVFTPEGLYVPVTVIQAGANSVIERKTKEKHGYEALVLAFEDAKLKQLTKPMRGRFEKLGAAPKTIVREFRRGIDGVNAGDTATVEGFVPGDRVDVIGTSKGKGFTGIIKRWNGVGGGATHGSMIHRQPGSNGDTNAAKTVKGSRRPGQFGNDRVTMLNVEVVQADATNNLLLVKGAVPGGRNGVVLVRSSVKVRAKA